The following proteins come from a genomic window of Pichia kudriavzevii chromosome 1, complete sequence:
- a CDS encoding uncharacterized protein (PKUD0A09520), producing MKRVSETENKNISKIPKTRQNTAYSTSNSGFGTDPGYFDKLSESIDIKEMLGLTIREGKVFNNEGQYVLYIVANKNMKISKKLDLILEYLQRDEDDGKEIIIVSVGDSYQKSITVIEILKQKIKQKQKGRAGAFRNDAIAILPRSESLVIKGETVREDKLPFNYSQLNFLDFKIQEREFGDKARMDSNGEVYRENDLYDRGTIDSVLKVDKPVKQPVIYTYMLFHREQVTPMRYVKKISFLLSNGWSEQTQ from the coding sequence ATGAAGAGAGTTAgtgaaactgaaaataaGAATATTTCTAAAATTCCTAAAACACGACAGAATACCGCTTATTCGACTAGTAATAGCGGTTTTGGAACTGATCCCGGCtattttgataaactttCCGAATCAATCGACATAAAGGAAATGCTTGGTTTGACGATAAGAGAGGgcaaagttttcaataatgaaGGGCAGTATGTACTTTACATTGTGGCCAATAAGAACATGAAAATCAGCAAGAAGCTGGATCTGATTTTGGAATACCTACAACgagatgaagatgacggtaaagaaataataattGTGTCTGTGGGTGATTCATACCAAAAATCTATCACCGTAATAGAGATACTAAAACAGaagataaaacaaaaacaaaagggGAGAGCCGGCGCTTTTCGAAACGATGCAATTGCGATTTTACCCAGAAGTGAATCATTGGTGATAAAAGGCGAGACCGTGCGTGAAGATAAACTACCATTTAATTATAGCCAACTAAACTTTTTGGATTTCAAAATCCAGGAGAGGGAATTTGGAGACAAGGCTAGGATGGACAGCAATGGAGAGGTTTATCGAGAAAATGACCTATATGATAGAGGGACAATCGATAGTGTATTAAAAGTGGACAAACCTGTTAAACAACCGGTAATTTACACCTACATGCTGTTCCATAGGGAGCAGGTTACCCCCATGAGGTACgtaaagaaaatcagtTTCTTATTATCGAATGGGTGGAGTGAGCAAACACAGTGA
- a CDS encoding uncharacterized protein (PKUD0A09540; similar to Saccharomyces cerevisiae YDR190C (RVB1); ancestral locus Anc_8.395), whose protein sequence is MSDSIATQGAPSTASADQVQQTNTANVTSSVTKDNRTAAHTHIKGLGLDEHGYAKRVDGGFVGQTEAREACGIIVDLIKTKKMSGKAMLLAGGPGTGKTALALAVSQELGPKVPFCPIVGSELYSVEVKKTEALMENFRKAIGLRIKETKEVYEGEIIELTPEEAENPLGGYGKTIKHVLVGLKTSKGTKTLKLDPSIYESIQKEKVSVGDVVYIEANTGAVKRVGRSDAYATEFDLEAEEYVPLPKGEVHKKKEIVQDITLHDLDVANARPQGGQDILSMMGQLLKPRKTEITEKLRNEVNKMVSKYIDQGVAELVPGVLFIDEVNMLDIECFTYLNRALESSIAPVVILASNRGLTTVRGAEDIKSPHGIPPDLIDRLLIVKTVAYNFEETKQIIAKRSKTESIVLSEAALEKLSEVATKTSLRYSLQLLSPANILAGINGRSEVTPEDIAECQVLFLDAQRSTKVLENSTGYL, encoded by the coding sequence ATGTCTGATTCTATCGCAACACAAGGTGCTCCATCGACTGCGTCAGCTGACCAAGTCCAGCAAACAAATACAGCTAATGTCACATCTTCAGTAACTAAAGACAATAGAACCGCAGCGCATACCCACATTAAGGGATTGGGTCTCGATGAACATGGCTATGCAAAGAGGGTCGACGGAGGATTTGTTGGCCAAACTGAGGCACGTGAAGCATGTGGTATCATagttgatttgatcaaaaccaaaaagatgAGTGGAAAAGCAATGCTATTAGCAGGTGGTCCCGGTACAGGTAAAACTGCATTAGCATTGGCAGTCTCACAAGAACTAGGTCCAAAGGTTCCTTTTTGCCCTATTGTTGGATCTGAGTTGTATTCGGTAGAAGTTAAAAAGACGGAAGCTCTAATGGAAAATTTTAGAAAAGCTATAGGTTTAAGAATCAAGGAAACCAAAGAAGTTTACGAAGGTGAGATTATTGAGTTGACCCCAGAGGAAGCGGAAAATCCTCTAGGTGGTTATGGTAAAACTATCAAACATGTTTTGGTTGGTTTAAAGACATCCAAAGGTACCAAGACCTTAAAATTAGATCCATCCATTTATGAATCTATCCAAAAGGAGAAGGTTTCAGTTGGTGATGTTGTATACATTGAGGCAAATACTGGCGCAGTTAAGAGAGTTGGTAGGTCTGACGCATATGCAACAGAGTTTGATTTAGAAGCGGAAGAATACGTTCCTTTACCCAAGGGCGAAGTCcacaaaaagaaagaaattgttCAAGATATAACATTGCATGATTTGGATGTTGCGAATGCCAGACCTCAAGGTGGCCAGGACATTCTCTCGATGATGGGGCAACTTCtcaaaccaagaaaaaccGAAATAACGGAGAAGTTGAGAAACGAAGTGAACAAGATGGTTTCTAAGTATATTGATCAAGGTGTTGCTGAGTTGGTTCCTGGCgttttatttattgatgagGTGAACATGCTTGATATTGAATGTTTTACATATCTAAATAGAGCACTTGAATCTTCAATTGCACCAGTTGTAATCCTTGCATCCAATAGAGGTTTAACCACTGTGAGGGGGGCAGAAGATATTAAATCTCCACATGGTATCCCTCCTGATTTAATCGATAGATTACTCATCGTGAAAACAGTGGCATATAACTTTGAGGAAACTAAACAAATCATTGCAAAGAGATCCAAAACTGAGAGTATTGTATTATCTGAAGCGGCCCTAGAAAAACTTTCAGAAGTTGCAACTAAAACATCTCTGAGATATTCATTACAGTTGTTGTCTCCAGCAAATATTTTAGCTGGAATTAATGGAAGATCAGAAGTTACACCAGAAGATATTGCTGAATGTCAAGTACTATTTTTAGATGCACAGCGTAGTACAAAAGTCTTAGAAAATTCAACTGGTTACTTATAA
- a CDS encoding uncharacterized protein (PKUD0A09550; similar to Saccharomyces cerevisiae YNL168C (FMP41); ancestral locus Anc_2.85), translating into MSFKYLQKAGKFLCIGRNYMAHIEELKNSVPTEPFFFLKPSSAVLKPGEGPILVPKGVVVHHEVELACIIGKKLQNLDPETFGPKDALEAIDGYALAIDFTARNIQDAAKKKGLPWTIGKGFDTFLPLSPFISKSQIEDPYAVELNLKVNEEHRQHDLTNLMIFPIHKFISKMSSIMTLYPGDVILTGTPKGVGAVNPGDKVEVWLKHKDQLVEESHMKFDVEQKPGPYEFKG; encoded by the coding sequence ATGTCTTTCAAATATCTCCAAAAGGCGGGAAAGTTCCTATGTATAGGAAGGAACTACATGGCTcacattgaagaattaaaGAATAGTGTTCCGACAGaaccatttttctttttaaagCCAAGCTCTGCTGTTTTGAAACCTGGAGAGGGACCAATCCTAGTTCCTAAAGGCGTTGTTGTCCACCATGAGGTCGAACTGGCTTGCATCATTGGTAAGAAGTTACAGAACTTGGATCCTGAAACCTTTGGCCCTAAGGATGCGCTAGAGGCAATTGATGGTTACGCTTTAGCAATTGATTTCACTGCCAGAAACATCCAAGATGCTGCTAAGAAGAAAGGTTTACCATGGACCATTGGAAAAGGTTTTGATACTTTCCTACCATTGTCTCCTTTCATTTCCAAGTCTCAAATTGAAGACCCATACGCGGTCGAGTTGAACTTGAAGGTTAATGAAGAGCACAGACAACACGATTTAACTAACTTAATGATATTCCCTATCCACAAATTCATCAGTAAGATGTCCAGTATTATGACGCTATATCCCGGTGATGTGATCTTGACAGGCACCCCTAAAGGAGTTGGTGCAGTCAATCCAGGTGATAAAGTTGAAGTTTGGTTGAAGCACAAGGACCAATTGGTTGAAGAGTCCCACATGAAATTCGACGTGGAACAGAAGCCGGGTCCATATGAGTTCAAAGGCTAG
- a CDS encoding uncharacterized protein (PKUD0A09510; similar to Saccharomyces cerevisiae YLR038C (COX12); ancestral locus Anc_2.403) → MADYKLQTPGFDARFPQQNQTKHCFQSYLDYHKCVAIKGEDFAPCKVFWQTFQSLCPSDWVETWDEQRENGTFPGDLSIERFK, encoded by the coding sequence ATGGCTGACTACAAGTTACAAACCCCAGGTTTCGATGCTAGATTCCCACAGCAAAACCAAACCAAGCACTGTTTCCAATCATACCTAGATTACCACAAGTGTGTTGCTATTAAGGGTGAAGATTTTGCACCATGTAAGGTTTTCTGGCAAACTTTCCAATCCCTTTGTCCAAGTGACTGGGTTGAAACATGGGATgaacaaagagaaaacgGCACTTTCCCAGGTGATTTATCtattgaaagattcaaaTAA
- a CDS encoding uncharacterized protein (PKUD0A09490; similar to Saccharomyces cerevisiae YGL040C (HEM2); ancestral locus Anc_4.70), with protein MVHIAEYLPGLETDISSVLQGGYNNPLLRAWQHERQLQKNMFIFPLFISDDPNDETPIPSLPNISRFGVNKLIPYIDGLVKKGLRSVILFGVLTDDSAKDYQGTPADDPDGPIIQAIKALKKNFPSLYVMCDVCLCEYTDHGHCGVLYEDGTINTELSVRRIAAVAVNYAKAGADSIAPSDMIDGRIKAIKRGLINAGLAHKVFLMSYAAKFSGALYGPFRDAAGSCPSHGDRKCYQLPSGGAGLARRALIRDMNEGTDGVIVKPSTFYLDIVKDAAVICKDYPICCYHVSGEYAMLHAAAEKGIASLKELAFEAHHGFLRAGARLMISYLTPEFLEWLDEPINL; from the coding sequence ATGGTACACATTGCAGAATATCTTCCAGGCTTGGAAACAGAcatttcttctgttttgCAAGGTGGTTACAACAATCCATTATTGAGGGCATGGCAACATGAAAGACAGCTTCAAAAGAACATGTTTATTTTCCCACTGTTCATATCTGATGACCCAAATGACGAGACCCCCATCCCTTCTTTGCCCAACATTAGTAGATTTGGTGTTAATAAGCTGATTCCATATATCGATGGCTTAGTTAAAAAAGGGTTGAGATCGGTCATCTTGTTTGGTGTTCTTACAGACGATAGCGCAAAGGATTATCAAGGAACTCCAGCAGATGATCCAGATGGACCTATAATTCAAGCTATAAAGGcattaaagaaaaactttCCATCTCTTTATGTTATGTGTGACGTTTGTTTGTGTGAGTATACCGACCATGGCCATTGTGGTGTTCTTTACGAGGATGGTACAATCAACACTGAACTTTCAGTCAGGAGGATTGCAGCTGTTGCCGTCAACTATGCAAAGGCAGGTGCAGATTCTATTGCACCGTCCGATATGATTGATGGCAGAATCAAGGCAATCAAAAGAGGTTTAATCAACGCAGGCTTAGCCCATAAGGTTTTCCTGATGTCTTATGCTGCCAAATTCAGTGGTGCACTTTATGGACCTTTCAGGGATGCCGCAGGGTCATGTCCATCTCATGGTGACAGAAAGTGTTACCAGTTGCCCTCTGGAGGTGCAGGTTTAGCCAGAAGAGCCCTAATCAGAGATATGAACGAGGGTACCGATGGTGTCATTGTTAAACCATCGACTTTTTACTTGGATATTGTTAAAGATGCTGCTGTTATTTGTAAAGATTATCCTATTTGTTGCTACCATGTCAGTGGTGAATATGCAATGTTACACGCAGCTGCCGAAAAGGGCATTGCCAGCTTGAAAGAATTAGCATTTGAGGCACATCACGGTTTCCTAAGAGCAGGTGCTAGATTAATGATTTCTTATCTTACTCCGGAATTTTTGGAATGGTTAGACGAACCAATCAACTTGTAG
- a CDS encoding uncharacterized protein (PKUD0A09500; similar to Saccharomyces cerevisiae YLL035W (GRC3); ancestral locus Anc_4.22), translating to MASRLSAFAALNNSDSESETEHQISSPTGLKETLNTNSESCRDSNPDIDFAESGGMKIDLGLNTGTRYALSGNDCAEIITTSNFSLLPGINVCYYDNHQILGLQTGDRLVMKGQYQIEVLHGFAEIDCYILYPGECITIRATNITSLPCVTTSNSQNLKATQPFSKPFSAIIKLKNVNDNLDSLSRFYPHLRNFYHTDNSVDESKYNKFRYTFTHMTKPESNNFGTSIPTSWKSAFSNITGDTMKNKGNQTILIIGNKNTGKSSFLKLLYNTLLSQSSLLKEDKIFRILDIDPGQPELCLPGCISLSELKSPLLGTLEPFKLAKTSEIVKFIGFNSPDVQPLNYFHQLNSLIEQIEKQSFGKNIVTFINSPGWVKGFGAEVISHIVSSIHISHLIQLSDQSRDLDILRETNWDKNTSIIKLTSINGSNMPSNPYSPSVIKNFKLITYMHYNRETNNYDFNPLILKPPFRIPYTPSNKRIDQLLDFKGVMGISIYDSLGLLPDDVPNALEAQYVSLITVAKSEIRAKLQALNNHSRFMSTSVPNIIDESVIQSLDSNFHGLAIIHSVDKKNKLFNIYTQADTTTISELVIQKDQVLIMVKGRQAVPLEEMYSISITKEEAQYWDSFGFRCLPYISPTLSNEGVGGKPVSIRRNIQRR from the coding sequence atggCTTCCCGTTTGAGTGCCTTTGCTGCTCTTAACAATTCAGACTCAGAGTCGGAGACAGAACACCAGATTTCCTCCCCAACTGGATTGAAGGAAACACTGAACACCAATTCGGAATCATGTAGAGATTCCAATCCAGACATCGATTTTGCTGAGAGTGGTGGCATGAAGATAGACTTGGGCTTGAATACAGGTACGAGGTATGCTTTATCAGGCAATGACTGTGCTGAAATTATCACTACTTCGAACTTTTCTTTACTTCCAGGTATCAACGTGTGTTATTACGATAATCATCAGATTCTGGGATTACAGACTGGGGATCGGTTGGTGATGAAAGGccaatatcaaattgaagTTCTTCACGGATTTGCAGAAATCGACTGCTACATATTATATCCTGGAGAATGCATAACAATCAGGGCAACAAATATCACGTCCCTCCCCTGTGTTACTACGTCCAATTCTCAGAATTTGAAAGCTACGCAACCCTTCAGTAAACCATTCTCAGCCATAATCAAGCTGAAAAATGTGAATGACAATCTTGATTCATTGAGTCGTTTCTATCCGCATCTGAGAAACTTTTACCACACGGACAATTCTGTTGATGAGTCCAAGTATAATAAATTCAGATATACATTCACCCACATGACCAAGCCCGAATCTAACAACTTTGGTACTTCGATACCAACGTCTTGGAAGTCTGCGTTTTCCAATATTACAGGAGatacaatgaaaaataaaggcAACCAGACGATTCTTATTATTGGTAATAAGAACACCGGCAAATCCTCGTTTTTGAAACTCTTATACAACACTCTTCTCTCCCAAAGTAGTCTGCtaaaagaagataaaatTTTTCGGATATTGGACATAGATCCCGGTCAGCCTGAATTATGCTTACCTGGTTGCATTTCATTGAGTGAATTGAAATCACCACTATTAGGGACGCTGGAACCTTTCAAATTAGCCAAGACATCCGAGATTGTGAAATTTATAGGATTTAATTCTCCAGATGTTCAGCCTTTAAATTACTTCCACCAGTTGAATTCATTAATAGAGCAGATAGAAAAACAATCTTTTGGCAAGAATATCGTTACTTTCATTAACTCTCCAGGTTGGGTGAAAGGTTTTGGTGCTGAAGTTATCTCACATATTGTGTCCTCCATACACATAAGCCATTTAATCCAACTTTCAGATCAATCAAGGGACTTGGATATATtgagagaaacaaattgGGACAAAAACACAAGTATTATAAAACTGACGTCCATAAATGGATCCAATATGCCTTCAAATCCGTATTCACCATCGGTAATTAAGAATTTTAAATTAATAACTTATATGCATTACAATAGGGAAACTAACAATTATGATTTCAACCCGTTAATTTTAAAGCCCCCATTTCGAATCCCATATACTCCTTCTAATAAGAGGATAGACCAGTTACTAGACTTCAAAGGTGTCATGGGCATATCAATTTACGATTCGTTGGGATTGCTGCCAGACGATGTTCCCAATGCACTGGAAGCACAATATGTATCATTGATTACTGTTGCTAAATCTGAAATAAGGGCAAAACTTCAAGCTTTGAATAACCATAGCCGATTTATGTCAACTTCTGTTCCAAATATTATCGACGAATCTGTCATTCAAAGCCTGGATTCAAATTTCCATGGACTGGCGATTATACACTCTGTGGATAAAAAGAATAAGTTATTCAACATTTATACGCAGGCTGATACAACAACGATATCTGAACTAGTTATTCAGAAGGACCAAGTTCTAATCATGGTCAAGGGAAGACAGGCTGTACCGTTAGAGGAAATGTATAGCATTTCAATCACTAAAGAAGAGGCACAATATTGGGACAGTTTTGGTTTTCGGTGCTTACCTTACATCAGCCCAACTCTCAGTAATGAAGGTGTGGGCGGAAAGCCTGTCAGTATTCGAAGAAACATTCAGCGAAGGTGA
- a CDS encoding uncharacterized protein (PKUD0A09530; similar to Saccharomyces cerevisiae YDR189W (SLY1); ancestral locus Anc_8.394), which produces MSLISSAQSLRSRQISNLKKMLHLNTEIETGLVESTTQTTESDLIWKVLILDKKSTSIVSSVLRVNDLLEYGITMHAMIDKRRAQLEDVPVIYFVEPTPENVATIIKDIENDQYYQFYINFTSSLSRSLLEEFAKKVALTGKSDRIKQVFDQYLDFIVTEPNLFSLELKDTYYQFNSPSSTEALINEKIDQISNGIFSSVLTMGSIPIIRANKGGPAELIAQRLDAKLRDHVINTRKLSTHATDIHSSLSNGNFVLILLDRNVNLTSMFSHSWIYQCMVNDVFKLERNTIKIEKVIKDSNGNEKIEMKKFDIEPKDFFWEQNAALPFPNAVENVESELNSYTEDAKQITAKTGYSSIQEIDLKDDTDTQHIQDAIKLLPELTFRKNIIDLHMTVLSDLIKELDSKNLDSFFEIEQNLNDPKIQKQFLELLSSNAKENNSLDKLRTYIILYLSCDLPKSFCDTCESQLSKLDIDLSALQYIKKVKEFTKLSEMQLSTSSNTNSNSHIQNKGALFSNLSSKLINLTDGSSKLSEGFGSLVSGIKNLLPEKSNLPVTNIVESIMNPNQANANSLKLTDDYVYYDPSITRGAHSKQPKRKTYSEGMVFIVGGGNYAEYSNLQDWCNEWNIKQGVNSGSVGGSSAAKMVCYGSTDIITAKDFIEECGKLAL; this is translated from the coding sequence ATGTCACTGATTAGCTCTGCCCAGAGCCTGAGGTCTAGGCAAATCTCGAACCTCAAAAAGATGCTCCATTTGAATACCGAAATTGAAACAGGATTGGTTGAGTCAACAACACAAACTACAGAGTCTGATTTAATTTGGAAAGTTCTAATCCTTGATAAAAAGTCGACATCTATTGTATCTTCTGTGTTAAGGGTGAACGATTTATTAGAATATGGGATTACAATGCATGCGATGATTGACAAGCGTAGAGCTCAGCTCGAAGATGTTCCTGTGatttattttgttgaacCAACACCTGAAAATGTGGCCACTATCATTAAGGATATAGAAAATGATCAATATTACCAATTTTACATCAACTTTACCTCTAGTTTGAGTAGGTCTTTATTAGAGGAATTTGCTAAAAAAGTTGCCCTAACAGGGAAATCTGACCGTATTAAGCAGGTTTTTGACCAATATTTGGATTTCATCGTTACTGAACCAAATCTATTTTCACTAGAGCTAAAAGATACTTACTATCAGTTCAATAGTCCATCATCGACAGAGGCATTGATAAACGAGAAGATTGATCAAATTTCGAATGGTATTTTTTCTTCCGTTCTTACGATGGGATCGATCCCAATTATTAGGGCCAACAAAGGGGGTCCGGCTGAATTAATTGCACAAAGACTTGATGCCAAATTGAGGGATCATGTCATCAATACCAGAAAGTTATCTACCCATGCTACAGATATTCATTCTAGTCTATCAAATGGCAactttgttttgattttactAGATAGAAATGTGAATCTAACATCAATGTTTTCACATTCTTGGATTTATCAATGCATGGTCAACGATGTTTTCAAGCTAGAAAGAAACACCATTAAGATTGAAAAGGTTATCAAAGACTcaaatggaaatgaaaagatagaaatgaaaaaatttgatattgagcCAAAAGATTTTTTCTGGGAACAGAATGCCGCATTGCCATTCCCCAATGCcgttgaaaatgttgagTCTGAATTGAATAGTTATACCGAGGATGCTAAGCAAATTACTGCAAAGACAGGATATTCTTCGatccaagaaattgatcTAAAAGATGATACTGACACTCAGCATATTCAAGATGCAATTAAATTATTACCTGAATTAACTTTCAGGAAAAACATAATTGATTTACATATGACAGTCCTATCGGACTTGATCAAAGAGTTGGATTCCAAAAACTTggattctttttttgaaattgaacaaaatttgaatgatCCTAAAATCCAAAAGCAGTTTTTAGAATTACTGTCAAGCAACGCAAAGGAAAATAATTCACTTGACAAATTAAGAACTTACATAATTTTATACCTCTCGTGTGATCTTCCAAAGTCCTTTTGTGACACATGTGAGTCGCAGCTATCTAAATTAGATATCGACTTATCTGCTTTGCAGTACATCAAGAAGGTAAAGGAATTTACTAAACTTTCGGAAATGCAAttatcaacttcttccaaTACCAATAGCAATTCACATATACAAAACAAAGGTgctcttttttcaaatttatcgTCTAAGTTGATAAATCTAACCGATGGCTCAAGTAAGTTGTCCGAAGGTTTTGGTTCTTTAGTCAGTGGTATTAAAAACTTGTTAcctgaaaaatcaaatctaCCTGTCACAAACATAGTCGAATCTATTATGAACCCTAACCAAGCAAACGCAAATTCATTAAAGCTAACTGATGATTACGTCTATTATGATCCAAGTATAACTAGAGGTGCTCATTCCAAGCAACCAAAACGTAAAACTTACAGCGAAGGTATGGTATTCATTGTTGGGGGCGGTAACTATGCTGAATACTCTAATTTACAGGATTGGTGCAATGAATGGAATATCAAACAGGGCGTTAATAGTGGTTCCGTTGGTGGCTCGAGCGCAGCAAAAATGGTTTGCTATGGTTCTACCGATATAATCACAGCTAAGGactttattgaagaatgtgGTAAATTGGCATTATAA